A genome region from Drosophila simulans strain w501 chromosome 2R, Prin_Dsim_3.1, whole genome shotgun sequence includes the following:
- the LOC6733269 gene encoding cytochrome P450 6a2, giving the protein MFVLIYLLIAISSLLAYLYHRNFNYWNRRGVPHDAPHPLYGNMVGFRKYRVMHDFFYDYYNKYRKSGYPFVGFYFLHKPAALIVDTQLAKNILIKDFSNFADRGQFHNGRDDPLTQHLFNLDGKKWKDMRQRLTPTFTSGKMKFMFPTVIKVSEEFVKVITEQVPATQNGAVLEIKELMARFTTDVIGTCAFGIECNTLRTPVSDFRTMGQKVFTEMRHGKLLTMFMFSFPKLARRLRMRMMPEDVHQFFMRLVNDTIALRERENFKRNDFMNLLIELKQKGRVTLDNGEVIEGMDIGELAAQVFVFYVAGFETSSSTMSYCLYELAQNQDIQDRLRNEIQTVLEEHEGQLTYESIKAMTYLNQVISETLRLYTLVPHLERKALNDYVVPGHEKLVIEKGTQILIPACAYHRDEDLYPNPETFDPDRFSPEKVAARESVEWLPFGDGPRNCIGMRFGQMQARVGLAQIISRFRVSVCDKTEIPLQYSPLSIILGTVGGIYLRVERV; this is encoded by the exons ATGTTTGTTCTAATATACCTGCTAATCGCGATCTCCTCGCTTTTGGCCTACTTGTACCACCGCAACTTCAACTACTGGAATCGCCGCGGAGTGCCCCACGATGCTCCGCACCCACTGTATGGCAACATGGTCGGGTTCCGGAAGTACCGGGTGATGCACGACTTCTTCTACGACTACTACAACAAGTACCGGAAGAGCGGCTACCCCTTCGTGGGCTTTTACTTCCTGCACAAGCCGGCGGCCCTCATCGTGGACACCCAGCTGGCCAAGAACATCCTGATCAAGGACTTCTCCAACTTCGCCGATCGCGGCCAGTTCCACAACGGCCGAGACGATCCGCTCACGCAGCACCTGTTCAACCTGGACGGAAAGAAGTGGAAGGACATGCGCCAGCGCCTGACGCCCACGTTCACCTCGGGCAAGATGAAGTTCATGTTCCCGACGGTGATCAAGGTGTCCGAGGAGTTCGTCAAGGTGATCACGGAGCAGGTGCCCGCCACCCAGAACGGAGCTGTGCTCGAGATCAAGGAGCTGATGGCCAGGTTCACCACCGATGTGATTGGCACCTGTGCCTTCGGCATTGAGTGCAACACGCTGCGCACCCCTGTCAGTGATTTCCGCACCATGGGACAGAAGGTGTTCACCGAGATGCGCCACGGGAAACTGCTCACCATGTTCATGTTCAGCTTTCCCAAGTTGGCCCGCAGGCTGAGAATGCGCATGATGCCCGAGGACGTGCACCAGTTCTTCATGCGCCTGGTCAACGACACGATTGCCCTCAGGGAGCGGGAGAACTTCAAGAGGAACGACTTCATGAACCTGCTGATCGAGCTGAAGCAAAAGGGACGCGTCACCCTGGACAACGGTGAGGTGATCGAGGGCATGGACATCGGCGAACTGGCCGCCCAGGTGTTCGTCTTCTATGTGGCCGGCTTTGAGACCTCATCCTCGACAATGAGTTACTGCCTCTATGAGTTGGCCCAGAATCAGGACATCCAGGACAGGCTGCGCAACGAGATCCAAACTGTGCTGGAGGAACACGAGGGGCAGCTAACCTACGAATCCATCAAGGCCATGACCTACTTGAACCAGGTCATCTCAG AAACCCTGAGGCTCTACACCCTGGTGCCCCACCTTGAACGGAAGGCCCTCAATGACTACGTGGTGCCGGGCCATGAAAAGCTTGTGATTGAGAAGGGCACCCAGATCCTAATCCCCGCGTGTGCTTACCACCGCGACGAGGATCTTTATCCAAATCCGGAGACCTTCGATCCGGACCGCTTCTCGCCGGAGAAAGTGGCCGCCCGGGAGTCCGTGGAGTGGCTGCCCTTCGGCGACGGGCCGCGGAACTGCATCGGGATGCGGTTTGGACAAATGCAGGCCCGCGTCGGTCTGGCTCAGATCATCAGCCGGTTCAGGGTATCCGTCTGCGACAAGACAGAGATCCCACTGCAGTATAGTCCCCTGTCTATAATTTTGGGCACCGTTGGGGGCATCTACTTGCGGGTGGAGCGAGTCTAA